In Silene latifolia isolate original U9 population chromosome X, ASM4854445v1, whole genome shotgun sequence, the following proteins share a genomic window:
- the LOC141620522 gene encoding uncharacterized protein LOC141620522 → MARTKRNYPKSSRIIRVVNPNNSQKSQKSQTNTNTPNNNSRGSRFRLIDHDEDVLLGINHPDEHIHENESIIRPYNLSNVMDSISEEGSGDDSDWTEVPRRAHSSDSETSTVRPLQLTSEDVDSELNFWSTALYCYVLGANPPFKVIDGFIKRIWGYTGYDKISFNSNGTFLVRFPSEEMKTRVLQAGPIFFDNKPVVVKEWTPDVKMVKEAIDVVPIWIRFYGLPLKFWGNALMKIASLVGKPVRCDSNTLLKTFLGHARIMVEVKIGDALPDVIQFADELDNMHRQIVHYEWKPVLCSDCKVLGHIARDCRKRKGPVQGKKMWVPKKVLVPPPPPAVDTVVVGTSGPVVAQPSAVPRMEGLGGSSPNSQGKGVSLGVAEKLSLRCWSIQFSIGESLRGIWNVVPQGLRMGSFGFWNVRGINSENKQSDVRWFLHYNNIGVFGLLETRVKSPSINKVHGGIGSQWSLVHNNDSHPGGRIWVIWDAVNYNVDVVRCEAQVIHTKVTFLPTGKEWWLSVVYGFNRVHERLPLWASINNMRQFVEGPWMVMGDFNNVLAMCERLGAEVINYEMKDFQECVATCGLMDIPATGAFFTWTNKHEPGELVLSRIDRVLITDEWFQEFPDTTTVFHPEGLFDHCPCIINQSSVMERKKGCFRYFNMWGKDPEFLMTVQEVWGRHLYGYKMFQLVKKLKMLKYPLKKLNGTAFANIETSATVARMHLTHVQRKLQSDPTNLEVQHEVHLAAQCYKTMEEARRSFLA, encoded by the exons ATGGCACGAACTAAACGAAATTACCCTAAATCTAGTAGAATAATTAGAGTAGTAAATCCTAATAAttcacaaaaatcacaaaaatcacaAACTAATACTAATACGCCAAATAATAATTCTCGTGGATCGCGATTTCGTCTCATTGATCATGATGAGGATGTTCTTCTGGGGATTAATCATCCGGATGAACACATACATGAGAACGAGTCGATAATCCGTCCATACAATTTGAGCAATGTTATGGACTCTATCTCCGAGGAAGGGAGTGGTGATGATTCTGATTGGACGGAGGTTCCTCGTAGGGCTCATTCCTCTGATTCTGAGACTTCGACGGTAAGACCTTTACAACTCACTTCTGAGGATGTAGATTCTGAATTGAATTTCTGGTCAACTGCGCTGTACTGTTATGTCTTGGGGGCAAACCCTCCATTTAAAGTAATTGATGGTTTTATCAAAAGAATTTGGGGGTATACTGGGTATGATAAGATTTCTTTTAACTCAAATGGAACATTCCTTGTGAGATTTCCATCTGAGGAAATGAAAACTCGTGTATTACAGGCTGGCCCGATATTCTTTGATAATAAACCTGTGGTGGTTAAGGAATGGACTCCAGATGTAAAAATGGTAAAGGAAGCTATAGATGTGGTTCCAATATGGATTCGCTTTTATGGTCTACCTCTGAAATTCTGGGGTAATGCTTTGATGAAGATTGCTAGCCTTGTGGGGAAACCTGTTAGGTGTGACAGTAATACCTTATTAAAAacattccttggtcatgctcgtaTCATGGTGGAAGTTAAGATTGGGGATGCTTTACCTGATGTTATACAATTTGCTGATGAACTTGATAATATGCATAGGCAAATTGTACACTATGAATGGAAGCCTGTGTTATGCTCTGACTGCAAGGTGTTGGGTCATATAGCACGGGACTGTAGGAAAAGGAAAGGGCCTGTGCAGGGGAAGAAGATGTGGGTACCTAAGAAAGTTCTTGTACCTCCCCCACCTCCTGCTGTGGATACTGTGGTTGTAGGTACTTCTGGTCCAGTGGTTGCACAACCTAGTGCTGTTCCTAGGATGGAGGGCTTAGGAG GATCATCACCAAACTCACAAGGCAAGGGGGTATCTTTGGGAGTGGCAGAAAAACTTTCACTGAGGTGTTGGAGCATTCAGTTCAGTATAGGAGAGTCCTTGAGggggatatggaatgtagttcctcaagGATTGAGAATGGGTagttttggattttggaatgttaggggtatTAATAGTGAGAATAAGCAGAGTGATGTTAGATGGTTTCTGCACTATAATAATATAGGAGTTTTTGGGTTACTTGAAACTAGGGTTAAATCACCATCAATCAATAAAGTACATGGGGGCATTGGTAGTCAATGGAGTTTAGTGCATAATAATGACAGTCATCCTGGGGGCAGAATTTGGGTTATTTGGGATGCTGTGAATTACAATGTGGATGTTGTTAGGTGTGAAGCTCAAGTCATCCACACTAAAGTCACTTTTCTTCCAACTGGCAAGGAATGGTGGTTATCTGTGGTGTATGGTTTTAACAGGGTTCATGAAAGGCTTCCTTTATGGGCTTCTATTAATAATATGAGACAATTTGTGGAAGGTCCTTGGATGGTTATGGGAGACTTCAACAATGTGTTGGCCATGTGTGAGAGGTTGGGGGCAGAAGTtattaattatgaaatgaaaGATTTCCAAGAGTGTGTTGCAACCTGTGGGTTAATGGATATTCCTGCTACTGGTGCCTTCTTCACTTGGACAAACAAACATGAGCCAGGGGAGTTGGTGCTTAGCAGAATTGATAGGGTATTGATCACTGATGAATGGTTTCAGGAATTCCCTGATACTACTACTGTATTTCACCCTGAAGGGCTCTTTGACCATTGCCCTTGCATTATCAATCAGAGTAGTGTAATGGAGAGGAAGAAAGGCTGCTTTAgatattttaacatgtgggggAAAGATCCTGAGTTTTTGATGACTGTTCAAGAAGTATGGGGGAGGCATCTCTATGGGTACAAGATGTTCCAGTTGGTTAAAAAGCTTAAAATGCTGAAATATCCTTTGAAGAAACTAAATGGTACTGCTTTTGCCAATATTGAAACCTCTGCTACAGTTGCCAGAATGCATTTAACTCATGTTCAAAGGAAATTGCAATCTGATCCTACCAACCTTGAGGTACAGCATGAAGTGCACCTGGCTGCTCAATGTTATAAGACAATGGAGGAGGCTAGAAGGAGTTTTCTAGCTTAG